The Vanessa tameamea isolate UH-Manoa-2023 chromosome 27, ilVanTame1 primary haplotype, whole genome shotgun sequence DNA window TCGCAACAATTTCACAGGCCAGAAACTTGGCAGCGTTTCTACGCCAATTGCCATATTTCATTAGCTTTCCTTTAATCGTTAGTGAAGGGTCCTCTGCAGGAGTAATCGAGTTCGTGTCAGCAAATGAGGCAGGAGGGGCGTCGAAATTTTTTCGGCCTTTATTAAATCTCGGAAGTTTTGCAGGTGGACCGTGAAAGCTCGCATCACGTTTTTTGCCTTTCATAGCAAAACCTGCATTGGTTCCCTTTTGACCAAAGATATTAATATTCGATTTGCTAAAAGTAGAATTATTTGGGTCGTTGCTGTACGTCTCAAAGCGGTTAGGGTTTGGTCTTTTTGTGCCAAGATTTCTTTGCCTTTTCATACCTTGTCCATTATTTTGACCAAATTCGTCGAAATTATGATGTTGTTGATCGAAATTTTGGGTGTCTCCATAATTATCATAGCTGTCATGCTGCTGATGATCATAATAAATATGAGGATTTTGCGGATGTTTAATTGGTTGTTCACGATTTTCACGTCTACGAAATCGATCACGAGGAGGCGATCGATTACGTAGAGGTGATCGACTACGTGGATGTGATCGATTCCTTGGAGGTGATCGATTCCGTGGAGGTGATCGATTCCGTGGAGGTGATCGATTCCGTGGAGGTGATCGATTACGTGGAGGTGATCGATCGCGTGGTATTGGTCTATCGAAACGAgatgaatattttgaattgcCAAAGTCATTCAGGCGCCTTGCGTCTTGCTTACGTATAGATCTATTTTGGTATCTATCATAAGTCCTCGAAGGAGATACCTGTGGTCTGTATTTGTCTTCTTGCTCCTTAAATCTCATAGAGTGAAAATTGTTCTCATCCAATTTGTCATGATCTTGACCACGAAAGTCCATATTATCTTTAGATGTTCCGAATGTACTTTTATCAGTACGCCTAATAACTTCTCGGGGTACACCGAGGTTATAGGCATCGTCTCCCATAACCCCTTTTTGATCTTGATTTCGATGAAATTGAGCGTCAGTCACATTCAATGCATTATTAGCAGAGAGACGTGACTTGTCAGGATATGACGTTATTACTTGTTTACTCCATTCATTTTGAGTATCGGGTTGTTGATATggataatttgtaatattttgttgataaaaCGGAACCTGTTGCAGTGGATTCGTTGATGGTGGTCCCTGCTTGTCGTAATTTACATGGGTAGTCTGTGGACAAATATTGTAACAGGCTACATTTATCAAAGGTAATTAAGAGTGAACTAATAAGGGTAAATAGAATCACAGTACTATGTTATAGTACTATCCTCTCATTTAccatataagaaatatttatctttaagttTAATGCAATGTAcagaaaacaaatcaaataaaacaatgtataaaatcaaaaaacaaaatattcttcgtTCTATTGGGCTCATAAATGTTACAGCACCCTTGAATGTTACAGTAccgaattaaatatacattaaaacgcAGCCAGCTTTTTCATAGACAAAAACGATCATTGTCATAGATAAATGTAGTCACTTTAAGATTTCACGTCTTTCATGCCTGTAAAAACAATAGCCAACTCACCTCTTACAcctgtttaaaacaaaatattgttcttAGATACAGGGAATTTGGTGTCGTGTCCACTAATGCACAGAGATCGACAGTCAGTGAAGAAGCCATTTATTAGTACCAATCACAAATGACGCTTTCaacatctttaatattttaagaaaccattatgtttttttaaaaataaaattaagaacacTCTTAAGTCACCTGGCAAAGCGTAAATAAGCACCAACAAAATCATCTGTAAGTCACATGGTAAAAAAGTGACTATACTTTGGTAAAGTACCAAAGAGAAGTCCACAATGGCATTCCCACTGCGAAGAATGCCATTGTTACATATGATTACATGTTCTAGATGCTTTTACTTTGCTTTATTTTATCCTGAAGAAAGATCATTTCCACTTCATCATAAGTTACATCTTGTACCACAGCTGTACCAGCTTCAGTACAcagatttttaactttgtagTATAAAGTGCCTCTACTTCTGTAATTCCAATTCCTTGATGGAACTTTTT harbors:
- the LOC113391996 gene encoding uncharacterized protein LOC113391996 isoform X2, giving the protein MLLTIHNLPSHVGYSDIKSLIKEKCGVRELILDNLVNEGKTKRVTVGLADEGDAVLLLRKLNGLHLNGLQLYVEDLRQKKLLEQPYRPVHASQENPLKQGLQQKTQFEEPREISSLPNQPPPMPIQPTYSNMPFYMSPVQTTHVNYDKQGPPSTNPLQQVPFYQQNITNYPYQQPDTQNEWSKQVITSYPDKSRLSANNALNVTDAQFHRNQDQKGVMGDDAYNLGVPREVIRRTDKSTFGTSKDNMDFRGQDHDKLDENNFHSMRFKEQEDKYRPQVSPSRTYDRYQNRSIRKQDARRLNDFGNSKYSSRFDRPIPRDRSPPRNRSPPRNRSPPRNRSPPRNRSPLRNRSPPRDRFRRRENREQPIKHPQNPHIYYDHQQHDSYDNYGDTQNFDQQHHNFDEFGQNNGQGMKRQRNLGTKRPNPNRFETYSNDPNNSTFSKSNINIFGQKGTNAGFAMKGKKRDASFHGPPAKLPRFNKGRKNFDAPPASFADTNSITPAEDPSLTIKGKLMKYGNWRRNAAKFLACEIVANAKVGKIKNFNILLRNLKKCIASRIDVIVGDEVVNSLKDMVDRYRMKFNHDDDVGFYKAVLEKMKRDQDQSAGQPDTMTQFIPSTSTKKYLRPAVRRKANNKNARIRVRPRTKTSALADEPIQDFYETEDGLDDPSNDPIEETSGKLPKYPNANKQEYKGK
- the LOC113391996 gene encoding uncharacterized protein LOC113391996 isoform X1, which codes for MLLTIHNLPSHVGYSDIKSLIKEKCGVRELILDNLVNEGKTKRVTVGLADEGDAVLLLRKLNGLHLNGLQLYVEDLRQKKLLEQPYRPVHASQENPLKQGLQQKTQFEEPREISSLPNQPPPMPIQPTYSNMPFYMSPVQTTHVNYDKQGPPSTNPLQQVPFYQQNITNYPYQQPDTQNEWSKQVITSYPDKSRLSANNALNVTDAQFHRNQDQKGVMGDDAYNLGVPREVIRRTDKSTFGTSKDNMDFRGQDHDKLDENNFHSMRFKEQEDKYRPQVSPSRTYDRYQNRSIRKQDARRLNDFGNSKYSSRFDRPIPRDRSPPRNRSPPRNRSPPRNRSPPRNRSPPRNRSHPRSRSPLRNRSPPRDRFRRRENREQPIKHPQNPHIYYDHQQHDSYDNYGDTQNFDQQHHNFDEFGQNNGQGMKRQRNLGTKRPNPNRFETYSNDPNNSTFSKSNINIFGQKGTNAGFAMKGKKRDASFHGPPAKLPRFNKGRKNFDAPPASFADTNSITPAEDPSLTIKGKLMKYGNWRRNAAKFLACEIVANAKVGKIKNFNILLRNLKKCIASRIDVIVGDEVVNSLKDMVDRYRMKFNHDDDVGFYKAVLEKMKRDQDQSAGQPDTMTQFIPSTSTKKYLRPAVRRKANNKNARIRVRPRTKTSALADEPIQDFYETEDGLDDPSNDPIEETSGKLPKYPNANKQEYKGK